In Deinococcus sp. HSC-46F16, the following are encoded in one genomic region:
- a CDS encoding FRG domain-containing protein: MEEITVSTWPELHEVLYADSWNPALRRHRSPYVFRGQGRGSAPLTTSLQRQGGDTRAIEGHLLRNFRKYAHRSGIDRDLAWYWLAVGQHHGLPTRLLDWTSSPLVALHFATAEEDLYGEDGVVWMTNFERTNATLPPPLAALLEQEGAGVFTVDMLAAFSRAREPLVVAPASPAFELNWLEDLEREGEQPFLLFLEPPSLDERIVQQAALFSLLSTPDLALDEWLAGHPGSARKVILPAEFKWEIRDKLDQANITERTLFPGLGGLGKALQRYYRQRGEGRGQGDALEEQKEELRQWG, from the coding sequence ATGGAAGAAATCACGGTCTCCACGTGGCCGGAGCTGCACGAGGTCCTGTATGCCGACTCGTGGAATCCGGCGCTGCGAAGGCACCGCTCGCCCTACGTGTTCCGGGGGCAGGGGCGGGGGTCGGCCCCGCTGACGACCTCCTTGCAGCGGCAGGGGGGCGACACGCGGGCCATCGAGGGGCACCTGCTGCGCAATTTCCGCAAGTACGCCCACCGCAGCGGCATCGACCGGGACCTCGCGTGGTACTGGCTGGCGGTGGGGCAGCACCACGGCCTGCCCACCCGGCTGCTGGACTGGACCTCCTCGCCCCTGGTGGCGCTGCACTTCGCCACCGCCGAGGAAGACCTCTACGGCGAGGACGGCGTGGTCTGGATGACCAACTTCGAGCGGACGAACGCGACCCTGCCCCCGCCGCTGGCCGCCCTGCTGGAGCAGGAGGGGGCGGGCGTGTTCACGGTGGACATGCTCGCCGCCTTTTCGCGGGCGCGGGAGCCGCTGGTGGTGGCCCCCGCCTCGCCCGCCTTCGAGCTGAACTGGCTCGAGGACCTGGAGCGCGAGGGCGAGCAGCCCTTCCTGCTGTTTCTGGAGCCGCCTTCCCTGGACGAGAGGATCGTGCAGCAGGCGGCGCTTTTTTCGCTGCTCTCCACCCCCGACCTCGCCCTCGACGAGTGGCTGGCCGGGCACCCCGGCAGCGCCCGCAAGGTCATCCTTCCGGCCGAGTTCAAGTGGGAAATCCGCGACAAGCTCGACCAGGCCAACATCACCGAGCGCACCCTCTTTCCGGGGCTGGGGGGGCTGGGCAAGGCGCTGCAACGCTACTACCGCCAGCGCGGGGAGGGCCGGGGCCAGGGCGACGCGCTGGAGGAGCAGAAGGAGGAGTTGCGGCAGTGGGGCTGA
- a CDS encoding acylphosphatase yields the protein MRLTALVSGTVQGVGYRRYVQRHARDLGVSGSAENLLDGRVEVVAEGSPEALDRLLHWLRRGPPHARVSGVETQYSEATGLREFHVY from the coding sequence ATGCGTCTGACCGCTCTCGTTTCCGGCACCGTGCAGGGGGTGGGCTACCGCCGCTACGTCCAGCGGCACGCCCGTGACCTCGGGGTGTCGGGCAGTGCCGAAAACCTCCTCGACGGCCGGGTGGAGGTCGTCGCGGAGGGCTCGCCCGAGGCCCTCGACCGCCTGCTGCACTGGCTGCGGCGCGGCCCCCCCCACGCCCGCGTGTCGGGAGTAGAAACCCAGTACAGCGAGGCGACCGGCCTGCGCGAGTTTCACGTGTACTAG